The Atribacterota bacterium genome contains the following window.
CTTACTTTAATATTGGTATTATTCTTAGCAGTTTCAATAAACTTCTCAAGACTAGTAATTTCTCGGAAAGTCCATTTGGTCCTTTCGTATATTTGAGATAATAGATAATAAGCTTCCGCAAAATATGGATCTTCTGAAACAGCTTTTTCACCATAATTCATTGCTTCTTTCCAGAAAGGTTTACTTGGAAAGTCTACACCTTGATATTCTGCTATAGCCTTATTTTTATATTCTATGGATTGATAGTAATTCCTTAATGCTATCAAAGATGAAGAAATATTTTTTTTCAGATTAATGTCCAATTCATCATCAATTAATACCTTCGCTTCCTGTAAAATAGCTCTAGCAATATTTTCTTTTAAATAGAATAAATCTTCTGGTATTACTGTCATCTCTTTAAGCTCAAATAGTTCATCAAGCTGTGCCTGATACATAATTAAGTTGAAGCTAAGAAATTCTTTCTGTTTCAGGGAAAAAGATGCAGTAAATATCAGATCTGACTTCAATAAATTACTTAAAGAACGAAACAAATTTAAATCCCTTGTTTCTGCCAGTCTATGATAGGATTCATTATCTATATCTGTTAGTTTTTCAATTTCCTCTATAGGAACATGGTTAATTTTTTCTGATTGAGAGAAAGTTTGACATAACATATCAGGGAATCCCTTTTCTAACCACTCCCAATCATGACTACCCGTTAGGTTATTAAAATAATATACTGCAAATTTTTTACTTTCTAAAGCGATAGAAAATGTGTTAAAAATAGTACAAAAAAGAATTATTAACAAAATTAAATAAAATACATAGGGTATTAACAATCTCTTACTTTTAACTATATCTTTCTGTGAATAATCATATTTCTCGTATAGGTTTATATAAAACATCCTTACCTTCACTGATCAAATAATAAAATGGAACCATTATTTCTAAATTATTAATTATAATATAATTATGATAAGTAACTTTGAGAATCTTTATCCAACCATTCCATTGCTAATTTCTAGATTTTACTTTTTCATATTTTAAAAAATCTTTTTTACTGATTTACCATTTTTCTTGTTTTACATAATATCATAACTTGCCTAAGAAAAAAAGTAAAATTCCTTTTCGCCAATTCTTACTATGTCTCCATCTCGAGCCCCTTTTTGTTTAAGTACTTTCTCAATTCCCAAACCTTTTAATTTCTCCTGCAAATATTTTAATGCCTGAGGATTAGCTAGATCATACTGATAAACTAATTTACTTATTTTTTCTCCTTCTATCACAAACTGCTTCCCTTCTCTCCTGATAATAAAGGCGGGCTTATACCTATAATGAGCAATCTTGTTTTGTGGATGAAAAACAGGTGTTAACTCCTTTTTTTCAACAAGATTAATGTTTTTAAATATTTGATAAATCAATTCTTGAACACCTTTACCAGTAACAGCTGAAATAAAAAATATATTTTTACTCTTTTTAGAAAAAATATTTCTTATCTCTTCTATCCTTTTTTCCACTTCTGGTAAGTCACATTTATTAATTACAATTAATTCTTTTTTATTTTTCAAGCTTTGTGAAAACTGCTTCAATTCATTCTTTACGGTAGTATAATCTTCCATAATGTTTTTTTCAGATATTTTTGATCCATCAATCATATGAACAAGAACTTTAGTTCTTTCAATATGCTTTAAAAAGCGAATCCCCAATCCCGCTCCTTGATGAGCTCCCTCAATCAATCCCGGAATATCAGCAAGAATGAACTGGTTATAGCTATCAACATATACTATACCCAAATAAGGTTCAATGGTTGTAAAGGGGTAATCTGCGATTTTAGGTTTAGCTGCAGATACTCTAGATAAGAGGGTTGATTTACCAACGTTAGGGAATCCTATTAAAGCAGCATCCGCAATTAATTTCAAGTTTAATTTAACAGTTTTTTCTTCTCCAAATTCTCCTTTCTGGGCAAACCTAGGTGATTGAATAATTGAATTTCTAAAACGATAATTACCTTTCCCCCCTGATCCGCCATAGGCAACACAAACTCTTTCCCCAGGCTCAGATAAATCTGCAATAATATTATGATCTTTCATATTTTCCACAACAGTTCCCACCGGGACTCTTAAAATTAAATCCTTACCTTTTTTACCATTCTTTTTACGACCACTTCCTCCTTCCCCATTTTCTGCTTTGTGATGGGGATTCCTTTTATATTCAATTAAGGTTTTTATTTGTGAATCAACTTGAATAAATACATTTCCTCCTCTTCCTCCATCACCACCATCAGGACCACCTCTTGGTATAAACCGTTCTCTTCGAAAACTGACGCAACCATCACCACCCTTTCCAGCTTTAACATTTATTATTATTTCATCAATAAACATAAA
Protein-coding sequences here:
- the obgE gene encoding GTPase ObgE yields the protein MFIDEIIINVKAGKGGDGCVSFRRERFIPRGGPDGGDGGRGGNVFIQVDSQIKTLIEYKRNPHHKAENGEGGSGRKKNGKKGKDLILRVPVGTVVENMKDHNIIADLSEPGERVCVAYGGSGGKGNYRFRNSIIQSPRFAQKGEFGEEKTVKLNLKLIADAALIGFPNVGKSTLLSRVSAAKPKIADYPFTTIEPYLGIVYVDSYNQFILADIPGLIEGAHQGAGLGIRFLKHIERTKVLVHMIDGSKISEKNIMEDYTTVKNELKQFSQSLKNKKELIVINKCDLPEVEKRIEEIRNIFSKKSKNIFFISAVTGKGVQELIYQIFKNINLVEKKELTPVFHPQNKIAHYRYKPAFIIRREGKQFVIEGEKISKLVYQYDLANPQALKYLQEKLKGLGIEKVLKQKGARDGDIVRIGEKEFYFFS